A segment of the Trifolium pratense cultivar HEN17-A07 linkage group LG7, ARS_RC_1.1, whole genome shotgun sequence genome:
ttcaaagtgttccggtaaccaaaaaaaatttgacataccagaacactttttccaaagtgttccggtaaccaatttttttttgcaccaTATATGAGGgcaaattcgtccattcaaaattaatgttggggtgGATGGATgattgttggggtaggaaaaaaaaatttctgtaTATTGTCATTGTACAAgaaatcacacacacacacataggggtgtacatgggtcgGGCAAATCCGGttgacccggtcaaacccacccaatccaacccaaaaaagtgggttgggtcgggcaagtgggtgggtatggatttcaaaaatgaaaaacccataaaaaaagtTGGGTTACGGGTAAAatcggacccaacccaaaaaacccacttacccactagtgctatgttttttgaaatattttttatgaaaatactaaagatttttccatttgatcattaaatattttttatattgaaaataagttatactattttttaagaaaatagaaagattgaataatttttataaacaaatatgataatttatcgcactatttaaaaaataaaaagaaaaacttgaataattttcatgaatatatattataattcatcatttagtcatttgatattaaaaaaagcaaaaaaaattatttgggtaGCAAACTATCTAACCCGTAAATTAGTGGGTTTACACGAAAAATATGTGATtgttttttatagtgaaaaaagttacactatttttcaagaaaataatatggttcagttatttttatgaaaaaataggatGATTCgacatttaaatatttaatataaaaaaatagaaaaataatttgggtaacccactacccaacccaatccaacccggaaattagtggatttacccaacccggcccaatgttataacgggtggttattttcctCGACCCAATCCGGAGTATCCTATGTGGttcgggttttggttttggtcaaacccaactcaatccggcccacgtacacccctacaCACACAAACTCATAGTACACCTGATTCTGTTGATTTGTCGTTGAAAAGAGTGAATAACTTTTCAACGCGGTGGGACCCTTTTCCTTTGGGATAATCCTGCATATACGCATTGCTTAATTACTGACAATAtcaaatagtataaaaaaacacaaacccgagagacccacccgaacccaaactcaagtcaacgggcgaaacccgatttgactgagtttgagtttgggttcgggtgacacccgataatatgggtgtgggtttggtatcagtcaaacccacacccgaaactcatacacccacccgaaatattttataattacctaattatcctcatagtctccctcaatttccttggaagaccttaaattttagttgtaatttaatttcttgaaagtatatattgtaatttcttgaaagtctatgtttgaatttctttggaagaccttaattttaattgtaatttaattcagagtctatgttggaatttaatttcttaaatttgcaaattctttttaaatgtgttgtgggtttgggtttgtGTGGAAAAaccccgaacccaatgggtgtgggcgtgagtgttgttttgccacccgaacagtcattgggtttgagtttgggtttgagtgataATTTCGGATgtgagtttggtaagtgtcaaacccgcacccatggacGCCCGTTGTCATCCCTATCAACAATGTTGATATCAACAATGTTGATGATTCCTTCAAGCACAACATCTATATATTGTTTAGATCAATCTCGATAACATAAATTAACTAATGTATCAATAGAATTAGGTGCATGCATTTGTAAAATAGAGGCGAATCATTGCCAAAGTAATCTAACAAACCTGCAATCAATAAAAAGGTCTTGAATCGTATGTCTACGTATATGTGCTCCAACCACATAAAACACACCTTGAAGTAATACCGCAACCTCTAGTCATGAAAACATTATCCGTGGGTAGAACAATCCAAAAAATCTTCCAAAGAATAAGAGATTTGGAAATAGGAATGTGTTCATCCCAAATTTTTTTAGCCCAAAGAAACTGAAGGCTAGGAGgggcaaaatataaataatttaatttaggaTCACACTGTCCCAAACATTTATTAAATatactaagaaaaataaaatgtaaaattaatattagtaaaataattatttatactattaaaatattgaatgcacaagttcaaaaacaaaacttcTTTATTAATGTGTTAAACTAGTAGCTCCATCCCCGAAacactatttaatatttttcatttaatttaagtCTCAAGTTAAATGGGGCACATGAATCCtcgttaaacatattaaaaaagaaaattaaagaccaaattaatattaaaaatataagtttttataattttaagaagatgaataaaaaatttaaagataaaattttgttattaataaggttaagggtcatgctaacatgTATCCTTAGGGCAATGTTacttaaaatagtaattaagttttgaataaaataatctttGATTTCTAAAGTGataaaatgaccaatttttgaTACATATCTTTGAACACTAACAAGTGCATTAAGAGCACATGTTAGCTTTTCCCTTAGGGTAATTAGTACTTGGAGAACACGGTTTGGTTTAGCATTTTGCTTAATTTCACAGCACTAAACACGATCGCGCGCgaacgagagagagagagagagaggaaaatCGCTTATATCATCATTCATCACTCTTTGCAATGCAATGCATTCCTCGCTCGCTCGCACCACAACACAACCAATTCCACCTTTCTACTTTTCCGAAAACATCGTTTGGTACTTCTTTACCGtttctttctctcatttttctatCTTCATTGCTGCTGCTTTTTCAACCAACATTGTTGCATCATACTGTTGATTACTTGTTCAATCGATCCTCATATTGTTGCATACATACTATTTCACTGTTTATTACTTTCTGCTTTTTGTTCAATCTCACTTCATTTCATTCAACTAATAGATCTGGTTTTTgctttaatattttaaatattcgATTCATAATTGATTTTTCGGATACATTTAAACCTTATTTGTTCTGTACAGTGttatttttttcctctttcaGTCATGCACAAATTTGGCTTTGTTTCTTTCCTTCACTATCACTGATTCAGTTCAGTACaagttttcttttcattttttgtttagaTTCATTTAATGTTTAGGTTATTTGTCCTACTGTACTGTGTGAAAGTAATTTTCAGTTTTGCATATATAGTATGTGCTAATTTAAttgttgctgttttttttttattatttttgtttattttgttgtgCAGGTAGGTTATGGAGGAGAGTCCTTGTGATTCTGATTGTGATTTCGTTGCTGCTGCTGCTCAAGATTTGGTGCGTTTCTCTCTCATTGATTTTTTAGTCATACTCTCATTGTACAAGAAATCACACACATACATACATATTCATGCACCTGATTCTGTTGATTTGttgttgaaaaaattgaataacTTTTCAATGCGGTGGGAGGGACCCATTTCCTTTGGGATCTTAATGAATGCTGCATATACTCATTGTAGCTTCACTAAATTGGTCattgataaataaaagagaaacaaataaagcatataataatagtaactagtgtttgattttgtatgtgaaaaaatttatattgataGTATAGTAGTatgttgtttatatttataaatgagGAAGGATTGTTTGACATTCTTTCGAATGTTGTAAATTCAATATGTAAGGAGAGGAGACGTACATAGGTAGGTGACCAGACATGTAGTGATACGATACGATGAtactttttcatttttggttGAATCTCATAAGGTCACTGCTCGGCTGTCTTGGGACGGAAGCGATTCCGCTTCTGAAGCCCGAGAGTTTATTTAATGGTGTGCGTCATGCGAGATCCCTAAGCGTAATATTTTCCAAATGCCTGCTGCTAGTATAGCTTTTTGCTGTGCTGAGTCAATGGGTGGTCCTTCAGCAGACTCATGCTATAATCTATGCTGACTGTGTTGATCCTTATGTATGGTTCTCTGGTACTGGTCTGCAATAGCATCTGTTTATAATACCTGTCACCTATGTAGTGTTACTTATCTTCCATAGCCTTGGTGCTTATCCCTGATAGTTTAGTATAGGTTCTTTAGTAGTGTTGTATTTGCTCACTGCTAAAAGGGAGGCTTTAGCTtgttattgaattgaatgatcTCTTTGTATCAGACTTGCTCTTGAGTACTGAATTTTGCACACTTTGTGCCCAATTAACTAATTTGTGTTCCTTTTACTCTGAAGCAGGAAGAGGATGACGCCCATGTCGACGAGGGCAAAAGCTTAGGTAATATCCCTTTAAATGACATATGTAACATTTGATAAATTTATATTGATAGTAGTATGCTTACATTGTCTAATTTGCTAACTTCATTAATGCTAATAATTGTATTAACATACAGCACATGTTAGttttttgtgaattttgttATAGTACCACTGTTTCCACATTTTGCAATAAACTGTCAACAAATATTGCAGGGGCTCCTGAGGAGTTTAATGTAGGTCGATTTTATGAAATTGACCATTCCAACCTTCCACCTGATTGTCCTGTTCAAGTAAAATGTGTGAACATTGTAATGGTAATATGAAAACCTCTCTGTCTTTTGCAAAGCTCCTTTTCAACCATTTCACATAGCTCTCATCTTTGTTGGGTTTCATATACTGGATGTTGAATTCTTTTAGGTCAGTGGCACTGGGGAGGGACAAGTATATCTGAGGTATCCAAGCTGCGGCTCTCTTTGCACGCACTTCAACGACCAAAGCTTTTGGGAGAAAATCCCTGAACTTGATGAGAAGTATGTGATCGGAGTCGAATTCGCCATCAAAACACTTTGCAGGAGCATCACATACGAGGAATTTTCTCAAAGAAGAAACTCATGGAGCTTCTGGGCCTCTCCGACAAAAGAAAACTTTCAAAACCATGACAGTCCAGTTCCAGTTATCAATGATGCTTTTACTAGTTTGGTTTCCAAGCAGGGTTCGTGTTGGTCTGAACTCAAGTTCACGGCGGGTATGATGCAGTGGGGCCAACGCCGGCAAGTTCGGTTCTTGGGCCGTTGTGAGGAGCAAAAGGTTGAATCTTTAAGTAAACTTAATAAGGAAAAAGGAGTCATTTTTCAACCCAGGGAAGGGACtaataagaagaaaagaaagaatgtTGAAGAAGAAATGGATGCCGTAAAGGTGGCTCCTTTTGGGGTACCGAGGATGACTCGTGAATGCAAGAAAAACCAAGGTGCGAGTAGTAGCAGTGGGGCTAAAAAGTCTATGAAAGCAGTAAACGACACCAAGGAGCAGCAACTCGTTGTTTATGGCAAAAAGAAGCGAAAAATATCTATTGACAGATGGTCTGCTGAGAGGTAAATGGTTATTAGTATTCAGATATATAACATTTTTCAGTATACAGTTCAGTTTTTTACTTGGTTTAATAGACGTTTGTTACTAATTTGCTGTTATATATGTTATATGTTAATGTTACCTTGTACATTTGAAGGTATAAGCTGGCCGAGGAAAGCATATTGATTATTATAAAGGAAAAAGAAGCTGTGTATGGAAATCCAATAATGAGGCCAGACTTGAGATTAGAAGCACGAAAGTATATTGGTGACACAGGTTTACTTGATCATTTGCTGAAGCACATGGCTGGAAAAGTGGCACCTGGAGGAGTTGAAAGATTTAGAAGGCGACACAATGCGGAAGGCTTAATGGAGTACTGGTTAGAGAGTGCTGATCTTGTTGATATCAGAAAGGAAATAGGTGTCCAAGACCCTTACTGGACTCCTCCCCCTGGATGGAAGCCTGGCGACAGCATTTCACCAGATCATGTTACTAGTAATGAAATCAGAAAGATAAAGGAGGAAATAAATAAGCTGAAACGGTATTGCCAATTTATCCAATTTTTGTTATTGAATGACTAATATTATTAGCTATTCTATTGATTTTGAGTTATTGGTTACTTTTCTTGATCTACAAACAGAGATATGCAGGAGCTTgcatcaaagaaagaaaaggaagcaTTGGTCACTGTGGCTACTCCTAGTTCTTGTTTGTCAAGTTTGAATTGTAAGGACTATGGTTCTCAGGTTTCTAATCAGGTGAGGGGAAGCATAGTAGCTCCAGCTTATTGCTAACATGAATAGTAAAGTTGGGATTGGGAGGTCACATGACATATAGAAACCACCCTTTTAATACTTGTATCTTTTTTATTGtaggagatttatgtggagctgGTTCATAAAAAGGCTAAAATTGAAGAACAACTAAGAGaaatttctctggctttgaaTGGCATGGAGGTAACATAAACTCTGTATTTTATTGAGTGCTAGCTGATTGAATGTTTTCATTGCAAAATAATGATGCTATTGtgaccaaataaaataatattgatgCTAATGATTGCTTTGTATTTTCCCCTAGAAAATTTATGTATGAGTCTAAAGTGTTCTATAGAGTATTAACAGAAGTGTAAAAAACATAAAGTCTGGACATACATCAGTATGAAATTcagtaatattttataatatttctcTTTCAACCTTTATGGAATGGAATTTGATTGCCACTGATGAAAGACACTTAATGCAGGATCAACTGGGAAGGCTGAAAGAACCAATAATGTCAGAATCATTAACACCACAAACGTTAACATCAATGACGGAAAACATTGTGGAGAAGACAAGGGAGAAGAAAAATTGGAATaataacaaagaaacaaaatcagCAGACACACAAATGCTAGGAAGCACAGCAGTAGAGGACAGGGCAGCAAAGATAGAAAGACTGAAAAGTAGTTTCCGAATTTGCAAACCAAGAGGGACCTTTATGTGGCCAAATATGAGTATGTCTCCACAAGTTGTGGCCAACCTTGATGAACACACTATGGTCCTAACCCCAGGCTCAGCTTCCTCTTCTACCACCGCACCTCCGAAGCTTATATCCAAATCTCAGACTCCTAACTTGCTATTGTCCCTACCTTGCCCTTCTTCTCCTGTTAAGCCACTGGCAGAGAGGCGCGCTGTGAGCATAACTACTTTGGCACATGTCACTGGACCATTTTCCCCTCCATTAGAGACTACTACCATCACCAAAAGCAGTTCTTCTATTAACCTTAATGAGACTCCTCTGGATCAGGAGTAATTATGGCAAAGTCCTGCAAGTGCTACATGCATATATAGTTATATAGTATATTTGAAAGAAACCATACAATTTTGAGACTCTTGGTAATAGTAGATTAAGCCAATTCAGTATAGGCAGTAATATAGTGTGGTATATTTTGTTTGCTTGTTTTTCATTTGATAGTTATAGTTAGATATTACAATTATGTGCAATTGAAATTGCAActgaaaattataaatgaaaccAGTATTACTAGTTGAATATCTGCATATGAACTTTAAGCAACATAATTTGTATACTTATTCTACCCttgttgattatttttatagaaacaattttttattaaatcatggTGATAGACTCCACTTAGCCCACTAATCCATGATTCAGTTAAAGCCAATCATTAATTTCCACAATAATTCATTTCATAACCTATTGACTCTAAGCAAAAGCACCTAACACAAGTTAGTTTTGTTTTAGCTTTATTATGCTACATATCTTTGTGGGCACTTCTTAACTgtttcatattatatttttcattcttcaaCTCCAAATTTCTTACCAAACTTTTATACATTAAATAGCACAAAACTTTGGTAACAATATACCATTATCTCTTTTTTCATATCCTTATGTTGATCTTCCTATTATAGACATTTCTGAACCATTACAATCATCTTCTTTAACAACTCTCTCTAAAGCTTGCAAAGATTGGGATTTTTTCACATAATTAATCATGAGATATCAAAAGATCTTTGTAGCCAACTTCATTCATTATCTAACTTAATCTCTAATCTTCCTTctgattttttgtattcaacGGGGCCTAGGGccaattaaaaatttaacttttttaagtattaattttgtctttaattttttttatgtttaacaAATATCTCAAAAGCTTCGGAAAGTGTTCGTAATCTTCTAAAGAACAACGTAATGAGAATATTTTTTCTTAGCATATGAATATCCATTTTAGTTATGAATATGTAAGGACTAATCTGACAAACAGAAATAAAATTCaatgaataaattaattatcTAATAACAAATTGCACaactaaaataattattataaaatatagtttttttttttggaaaaagatataatttttttaagtatatttATAACTTCAATATATTAAAAGCGGTTAatgcatttttcttaaaataaattattctagagaatttgagtttaattttttttatttacaatgaacTGATAATCGAACCCAAAACTTATGgcgtactacccaaatccctcaccactagaccaaaacctagtggcttaatttgagtttaattgtttaTATAAACAAACTCACTTGGGTTGATGCATTGATATTGGCTTGGGAcatgagagtgtgctcctcttgaggtctgatgTTCGATTCTATCTAGTGCCAATTTGAGTAGGCTAATTTAGATTTCGATAATTTTACGGGTTGAGCTAAAATTTATAGGATAACCAAATTTTACTTACTTCACCTTGAAAATTAAAGAAGTGGTAACCCACTTGAGTTGGTGCATTGATATTGGCTttggacctgggagtgtgctcctcttaaGATCTGagattcgattctctctggcgccaatttgagtaggctaatttaacttcttaaaaaaaatattaaagaagTGGTACCGGCATACCAAACCAAACCTACCTATTGTGGTATGGTAGTACAAAACACTACAGTACAATACAAGACATGGTTTGTATTGAACAATCAGAAACCACATTTTTCACACTctcttttctttcaattttcaacgTCAATCTAAGCATGCCACTATATTCCATTTAACTTTCTCACTTCTCAGAAACTCACTCCATTTCCTCTCTCTTTTTATTCCAAACATAACATAAccgatctctctctctctctctcttccaaaCTCTCAATCCTCAATATCTCAGGTTCGCTCATTTTTCCCCCTTTTCTGTGaatatgttttttgttgttggattttatgggttttgatttttatgtttttttttttttttttaatttgggtGTTTTGAGAACTAATTTTTAtccttaaaaaaacaattttttttgtgtctaAATCTGCTTTTGGAATTGGATTTTATATGTATGTGTGTTTTCCCCCTTTTTCCGGAAACATttaatagaaatagaaaatttGGGTGAAAGTTTCTTCATAAAAGTTGCTTCTCTTCTCTGGGTCAAaacaaagtttttatttttatttatttattttatttttatttccagtcaattttgaataatattgggtaattaattatcattttttttaaaaaaaaatattagagaggaatatgaatatgaataaagaatcttttgtgtgtgtgtgtgtgtgggagattt
Coding sequences within it:
- the LOC123894403 gene encoding protein DYAD-like isoform X1; this translates as MEESPCDSDCDFVAAAAQDLQEEDDAHVDEGKSLGAPEEFNVGRFYEIDHSNLPPDCPVQVKCVNIVMVSGTGEGQVYLRYPSCGSLCTHFNDQSFWEKIPELDEKYVIGVEFAIKTLCRSITYEEFSQRRNSWSFWASPTKENFQNHDSPVPVINDAFTSLVSKQGSCWSELKFTAGMMQWGQRRQVRFLGRCEEQKVESLSKLNKEKGVIFQPREGTNKKKRKNVEEEMDAVKVAPFGVPRMTRECKKNQGASSSSGAKKSMKAVNDTKEQQLVVYGKKKRKISIDRWSAERYKLAEESILIIIKEKEAVYGNPIMRPDLRLEARKYIGDTGLLDHLLKHMAGKVAPGGVERFRRRHNAEGLMEYWLESADLVDIRKEIGVQDPYWTPPPGWKPGDSISPDHVTSNEIRKIKEEINKLKRDMQELASKKEKEALVTVATPSSCLSSLNCKDYGSQVSNQEIYVELVHKKAKIEEQLREISLALNGMEDQLGRLKEPIMSESLTPQTLTSMTENIVEKTREKKNWNNNKETKSADTQMLGSTAVEDRAAKIERLKSSFRICKPRGTFMWPNMSMSPQVVANLDEHTMVLTPGSASSSTTAPPKLISKSQTPNLLLSLPCPSSPVKPLAERRAVSITTLAHVTGPFSPPLETTTITKSSSSINLNETPLDQE
- the LOC123894403 gene encoding protein DYAD-like isoform X2, coding for MEESPCDSDCDFVAAAAQDLEEDDAHVDEGKSLGAPEEFNVGRFYEIDHSNLPPDCPVQVKCVNIVMVSGTGEGQVYLRYPSCGSLCTHFNDQSFWEKIPELDEKYVIGVEFAIKTLCRSITYEEFSQRRNSWSFWASPTKENFQNHDSPVPVINDAFTSLVSKQGSCWSELKFTAGMMQWGQRRQVRFLGRCEEQKVESLSKLNKEKGVIFQPREGTNKKKRKNVEEEMDAVKVAPFGVPRMTRECKKNQGASSSSGAKKSMKAVNDTKEQQLVVYGKKKRKISIDRWSAERYKLAEESILIIIKEKEAVYGNPIMRPDLRLEARKYIGDTGLLDHLLKHMAGKVAPGGVERFRRRHNAEGLMEYWLESADLVDIRKEIGVQDPYWTPPPGWKPGDSISPDHVTSNEIRKIKEEINKLKRDMQELASKKEKEALVTVATPSSCLSSLNCKDYGSQVSNQEIYVELVHKKAKIEEQLREISLALNGMEDQLGRLKEPIMSESLTPQTLTSMTENIVEKTREKKNWNNNKETKSADTQMLGSTAVEDRAAKIERLKSSFRICKPRGTFMWPNMSMSPQVVANLDEHTMVLTPGSASSSTTAPPKLISKSQTPNLLLSLPCPSSPVKPLAERRAVSITTLAHVTGPFSPPLETTTITKSSSSINLNETPLDQE